One Thioclava sp. ES.031 genomic window, TCCGACCGATCTCGTATTCGTCGCGACTGGCCAGCGACAGGCGGATGCAGGCGATGTCATGCGCGTCGAGCACCGAGGCCAGTTTCGGCGCGAATTCCTCGGCGTCGAAAGCGGGCGGCGTGATCAGGTAAATCTGCGGGCGGTCTTCGGCCATGGGCAGGCTCCTTTGCGGGTCTTGGCCGCCTATTAACGCAAGCGGCGCGGCCTTGCCAGTGCCAGCTTGCGCGACTAGGAGAGGCGCGAAAGGACCGCCCATGCCCAATACGCCCGAAATTCCCGATCCCGCCCAGCCCGCCTTCATCCTCGTGCGTCCGCAGATGGGCGAGAATATCGGGGCGGCGGCGCGCGCGATGCTGAACTTCTCGCTGCGCAAGATGCGGTTGGTGGAACCGCGCGACGGCTGGCCCAACCCCAAAGCGGTGGCGATGGCCTCGGGGGCGGCCGGTCAGGTGCTCGATTTCGCGGGTGTCTATGACAGCGTGGCCGAGGCGGTGGCTGATTGCGACTACGTCTTCGCCACCACCGCGCGGGGCCGTGAATTGCCCAAACCGATCTACACGCCCGAGGCGGCGATGGAGGAAGCGCGCAAACGCATCGTCGCGGGCCAGAAGGTCGGCGTGCTTTTCGGACCCGAGCGCACCGGGCTGGAGAATGACGACATCCTGCGCGCTAACGCGATCATCACCGTGCCGGTGAACCCGGAGTTCTTCTCGCTCAACCTCGCGCAGGCGGTGCTGCTGTCGGCCTATGAATATTCGCGCCACACGCTCGACTCGGTTCCGGTCGATCCCGGTCTTGCGGGCCATGATCCGGCGAGTGCGGTCGAGGTCGAGAAGCTGGGCGATCACTTCGAGCAGCGGCTCGAGGAGGCGGGCTTCTTCCACCCGCCCGCGAAGGCGCCGATGATGAAGCGCAACCTGCGCAACATGTGGACGCGTTTCGCGATGACGCGCTCGGAGGTGCAGACGCTGCACGGCGCTCTGCGACAAATTCTCCGCCCGCGCGACTGACGCTTGGTCAAAGACGCCGCTTGCGCCATCTTGAGAGCATGTGGCGCGTCATCCGGGTCTCAGCATTGGCAGTTCTGGCGGGTGGGCTCTTGGGTCTGCTCGCGCTGTTGTGGTTCTACCCGGTGCTGGCGGCGGGGCTGTGCCCGCGCTGTTTCGGAATGGACCGGGCCGCGCCGGGCATTTTCGTCGAACATGAGATGAGCCGCGCAGAGCGGCGCGATCTGGTCGAGACGGTCGATGCGGCGCGCGATACGGTCGCCCAATTCTACCCGACGCGCGAAGCCCATACCCGTATTCTCGCCTGCACGAGCGACGCCTGCGACCGGCGGCTGGGCGGACGGGGTGCGGCGGCAGTGACCTATTCGCTCGGGGCTTGGGCGGTGGTGCGCGTGGCCCCGCGCGGGCTGACCGAGACGATCCTCGCCCATGAGCTGACCCATACCGAGACCCATGCCCGGCTGGGCGTGTTGGGTCAGGTGCGCGGCCGCATGCCCGCGTGGTTCGACGAGGGGCTCTCGGTGCTGGTCTCGAACGATCCGCGCTATCTCGGGCCGGGCTCGGGCATCGAGCGCTGTCAGGCGCTGCCGCGCGCCGACCTGCCCTCCTCGCCTTTCGACTGGGCGCCGCAGGCCGGGCGCGACAACGGGCTTTATGCCGAGGCCGCCTGCGCCGTGCTGATCTGGGAGGCGCATCAGGGCGGGCCGGAGGCCATCCTCGCGCGGCTGGAAACCGGGCGCAGCTTTCCCTGAAACGCAGCCATGCGCGCGGCTTGCGCGGATTGCCCTTGACCTGAGGCCGTGTGCGCAGAAAAAGGGGCCATGGCACAGGCAAATCTTCATATCGACCTCGACGCAGTGGTCAGCAATTGGCGCGCTCTCGATGCGCAATCGGGCGCGGCGACGCGCACGGCGGCGGTTGTGAAAGCCGACAGCTACGGCTTGGGCGCAGGGCGCGTGGCCCCGGCTTTGTATCAGGCGGGGGCGCGGGACTTCTTCGTCGCGCTGGCCGAGGAAGGCGCAAGGCTGCGCCCGCATCTGGGCGAGGACGCGCGGATCTTCATCCTCGGCGGTCATATGGCGGGCGATGCGGGTTTCCTGCGCGACGCGCGTCTGATCCCGATGCTCAACTCCGCCGAACAGGCGCAGCGGCATCTGCAGGCGATCCCCGAAAGCCCCGTGGGCGTGCAGCTCGACACCGGGATGAACCGGCTCGGGATGGAGGCAGCCGAGTGGCAGGCCACCGCCCCGCAGCTGATGGAGCGCGGGATCGAGCTGGTGATGAGCCACCTCGCCTGTTCCGACGAGCCGGACCACGAGATGAACGCCAAGCAGCTGGCCGAGTTCAAACGGATGACCGACGGCATGGGGCTGAGCCGCTCGCTCGCGGCGACGGGCGGCATCCTGCTGGGCCCGGATTATCATTTCGACGTGACGCGGCCCGGCATTGGGCTCTATGGCGGACGCCCCTTCGAGGAGGCGCGCCACGTCGCGACCCTTTCGCTGCCGGTGATTCAGACCCGCCTGGTCCAGCCCGGCGAGACCGTGGGCTACGGCAACACCTGGACCGCCGAGCGCGAGACCAAGATCGCGACGCTCTCGGCGGGCTATGCCGACGGGATCCACCGCGTGCTGTCGAACATCACCGCGCTTTACGCAGGCGACACGGCATGTCCGCTGCGGGGCCGCGTCTCGATGGACCTGCTGACCGTCGATGTGACCGATCTCGATACGGTGCCCGACACGCTCGATCTGCTTGGCCCGCATCAGGGCGTCGATACGCTGGCCGATCTGGCAGGCACGATCGGCTATGAGATCCTGACCTCGCTCGGCCCCCGCTACGCCCGGAATTACGCGGAGCCCACCGCATGAATGCAGCGGCGCTCAGCCGACCGCTGGCCGCGCTGGGGCGGGCCACGCTCGCGCTGATGGCGGCGACGGGGCGGCTGTCGCTCTTTGTGGGCGAGACGCTGAGCCACCTGCTCCGCCCGCCGTTCTACCTGCGCGAATTCTGGCTTGCCTGCCTCAATATCGGCTGGCTGTCGCTGCCGGTCGTGGGAATGACCGCGCTGTTCACCGGCGCCGCGCTCGCGCTGCAGATCTACGCGGGGGGCGCGCGCTTCTCGGCCGAACAGGTCGTGCCCTCGATCACCGCGATCGGCATGGTCCGCGAGCTGGGCCCGGTCCTGGGCGGTTTGATGGTGGCCGCGCGGGTGGCCTCAAGCATCGCCGCCGAGATCGGCACGATGAAAGTGACCGAGCAGATCGACGCGCTCACCACGCTTTCGACCAACCCGATGAAATATCTCACCGTGCCGCGCGTGCTGGCCGCGACGCTTTGCGTGCCGATGCTCGTCGGCGTGGGCGACGTGATCGGGATCATGGGCGGCTGGATGGTCGGCGTGAACCGCCTCGGCTTCAACTCGGCCACCTATCTCAAGAACACATGGGATTTCCTTGAGTTCTGGGACGTGGGATCGGGCCTCGTGAAGGGCGCGGCCTTCGGCTTCATCGTCGCCACGATGGGCTGCTATCACGGGATGAATTCGGGCCGCGGCGCGCAAGGCGTGGGCCGGGCCACGAAGTCGGCAGTGGTCGCCGCCTCGGTCGCGATCCTCGCCGCGAATTACGTGCTGACGGAGGCCTTCTTCTCGGCATGATCACCCTCGACGCCATAACCCGCAGTTTCGGATCGAAACACGTCCTGCGCGGCGTCGATCTGGTGGTGCCGACGGGGCAATCCACCGTCATCATCGGCGGCTCGGGCACCGGCAAATCGGTGCTTCTGAAATGCATCCTCGGGCTGATCGAGCCCGACGGCGGCAAGATTACCCTCGACGGGGTCGATGTGCATGAGGGAGAGCGCGACGCGTTCCTCGCCCGCTTCGGGATGCTGTTTCAGGGCGGTGCGCTGTTCGACAGCTTCTCGGTCTGGGAAAACGTGGCCTTCCGCCTGCTGCGCGGCGCACTGAAGCGGCCCAAGGCGGAGGCGCGCGAGATCGCGATTGAGAAGCTGCGCCGCGTGGGGCTGTCGCCCGATGTGGCGGACCTGTATCCGGCGGAACTGTCGGGCGGGATGCAAAAGCGCGTGGGGCTTGCCCGCGCCATTGCCGCAGAGCCCGAGATCATCTTCTTCGACGAGCCCACGACCGGGCTCGACCCGATCATGGCGGGCGTCATCAACGAGCTGATCCGCGAAATCGTGACCGAGATGGGCGCGACCGCGATGACGATCACCCATGACATGACCTCGGTCCGGGCGATTGCCGACCGCGTGGCAATGCTTCACGCGGGCAAAATTCGCTGGGAAGGCCCGATCGCGGAAATGGATGCGACTTCCGACCCTTACGTCCAACAGTTCATTCACGGACGCGCCGAAGGGCCGATCGAAACGCTGCGCTGAAAATTGGCGACTTTGCAGGGGCTTTCAGCTAGACCGGAGGGATATCCGTCGCGCGAGGCCCTATGCTGAAATTCGCCAATCTGGCGCTCTTGCTGCTCTTCCCCCTCGCCTGGGCCGCGCCGCTTCTGCGCGCGGGGCTTCTGCCCTTCTTCGGGCTGGAGGAAATCTCGGTACTCAGCGGATTGCAGACGTTGTGGCGGACGGATGTGTTCCTCGCCCTGCTCGTCAGCTTCCTCGCCCTGTTTGCCCCCTATCTGAAGGTGATCGGGATCGCGCTGATTCAGTTCGATCTCGCTTCGCCGAAACTGACACCCGCGCTCAATATCCTCGGCAAACTCGCGATGGCCGATATCTTCCTGATCGCGATCTATATCGTGGTGGCGAAGGGCGTGGGCGTCGGACGCCTTGAGACGGCCTGGGGACTTTACCTGTTTACCGGATGCGTCGCGGCCTCCTTCGCGATCTCGCATCTGGAAATGAAAAAGGCGCCGCGAGGGTGATCCCCCGGGCGCCTTTCGCGTCCTTTCAGCCGATCAATGGACCGAGACCGGGTCCAGATCGTTCTGCCGTGCGAGCGAGAAGGCCAGCTTGCGGTCCTTCACCAGCGCGAGCCGTTCGCCATCGCTGTCATGCACCGCGTAGAGGTGATCGACATCGTCCAGCTCGGCCCGGATTTCCTCGGGCAGATCGACGACCGCGACTTCGCGGACATAGACGATGGGATGCTCGGCATTGTCGCCGAAATCATATTCCGTATTCATTGCGCGTTTCCTTTCCTGCCTGTTCATTTCCGCTCGATCGGGATGGTCTGCACAATCGTCTCGGGCGGGGCCCGGTTCAGATCGACATGCAGAAGACCGTTCTCGATCGTGGCGGCTGCGACCTCGACCCCTTCTGCGAGCACGAAGCTGCGCTGAAAGGCCCGTGCAGCGATACCGCGATGTAGGAACAGGCGTTCGCTGTCCTCTTCGCTCTGACGGCCGCGGATCACCAAAGCCCGGTCTTCGAGCGTGATCGCGAGGTCTTCCTCGCGGAAGCCTGCCACTGCGAGCGTGATGCGGAACGCATCCTCGCCGCGTTGTTCGATGTTATACGGCGGATAGGCATCCGATCCCTTGGCGGTGCGTTCCACCAGCCGTTCCAGCTGGTCGAAGCCCAGCAGGTAGGGATGTGCGCCAAAACTCAGTTTCGTCATTCGGCAAGCCCTTGATGAAGCGACGTTGCAAGTTCGGGCCCCGATCTTCGGCAGCCCACTACTCAAATATGGGCGGCGTGGAAGCCCCCTGCAAGACCCCGCCGACCATTTACGCTGACGGCAAATTTTCTCCTAACCCGTTCGAAACCTGTTATATTGACCCTCCCACCTGACGGCCGAGGCCGAGTCGGGCGGATGATCTTTTGCGCAACCAGAACCGGACGATACGGATATGAACGCCCATCTCGAGATGGATCATGAAGAAGTGCTGCGGGTGAAACTGGAAGTGCTGCGCCGCGAACACCGCGATCTGGACGAGGCGATCCTGGCGCTCACGCAGGCGGTGCATTCCGATCAGCTGCGCCTTGTGCGTCTGAAAAAGCAAAAGCTGGCCCTGAAAGACGAGATCGCGCGGATCGAAGACCAGCTCACCCCCGACATCATCGCCTGAACCCGACCTCCGACCAATCGGATCGGCGCCTGCGCGCCTCCGGGGCTTGCCGCGACGGCACAGATTCCTATAGTGCGCCCTCCATCTGAAAAGGGGGCGTCATGAGCGTGAAAGTGGGAATCATCATGGGCAGCCAGTCCGACTGGTCCACGATGAAAGAGGCGGCGGAAATTCTCGACGAACTCGGTGTGGAATACGAGGCGAAGATCGTCTCGGCGCATCGCACTCCCGACAGGCTCTGGTCCTATGGCAAGACGGCTGTGGAGCGTGGGCTGCACGTCATCATCGCAGGCGCTGGCGGTGCCGCGCACCTGCCCGGCATGATGGCCTCGAAGACGCGCGTGCCGGTGATCGGCGTGCCGGTGCAGACCCGGGCGCTCTCGGGCGTCGACAGCCTCTATTCCATCGTGCAGATGCCCAAGGGCTTCCCGGTCGCGACCATGGCGATCGGCGCGGCTGGGGCCGCCAATGCCGGTCTTATGGCGGCGGGGATCTTGGCCGTGTCCGATGCGGAACTGGCGAAGCGGCTCGATGACTGGCGTGAGAAGCTCTCGGCCTCGATCAAGGAGGAGCCGGAAGATGAGTGAGCCCCTGCCCTACGGATCGGTGATCGGCATCCTCGGCGGCGGTCAGCTGGGCCGAATGCTCTCGGTCGCGGCCTCGCGTCTGGGCTACAAGACCCATATCTTCGAGCCGGGCGCGAACCCGCCCGCAGGCGACGTGGCCCATGCGGTGACCACCGCGCCCTATGAGGACGAGGCCGCGCTGCGCGCCTTCGCCGAGGCCGTGGACGTCATCACCTATGAGTTCGAGAACGTGCCGACCTCGGCGCTCGATCTGCTGGAAAGCCTCAAGCCGATCCGCCCGAACCGCAAGGCGCTGGCCGTCAGTCAGGACCGTCTGGTCGAGAAAGCCTTCCTCAACGATCTGGGCCTCGCCACCGCGCCTTTCGCCGCCGTGGACGATATCGAGGACCTGCAGGAAGCAATTGCCGAGATCGGCTGCCCCGCGATCCTGAAAACCCGTCGCTTCGGCTATGACGGCAAGGGTCAGGTGGTGATCAACGCGCCCGAAGAGGCCGCCGCCGCGCTGGAGGATATGAAGGGCGCGCCCGCGATCCTCGAAGGCTTCGTGGAGTTCTTCAAGGAGATCTCCGTGATCGGCGCGCGCGCCGAGGATGGCGCGATCTCCTGCTACGATCCGGGCCAGAACAAGCATGAGGGCGGCATCCTGCGCACCACGCTGGTGCCCGCCGCGATCACCGACAACCAGCGCACCGATGCGGTTCTGCTGGCGGCCAAGATCCTGAACAAGCTCGATTATGTCGGCGTGATGGGGGTCGAGCTTTTCGTCACCCGCGACGCGCTGATCGTGAACGAGATCGCCCCGCGCGTGCATAATTCGGGCCACTGGACGCAGGCAGGCAGCGCGGTCGATCAGTTCGAGCAGCATATCCGCGCCGTGACCGGATGGCCGCTGGGCGACGGCTCGCGCCATTGCGATGTCGAGATGGAGAACCTGATCGGCGACGATATGGACCGGGTGCCGGGGCTGGCGAAGCTCGCGCGGTATCAGGTGCATCTCTACGGCAAGTCCGAGGTGAAGCCGGGCCGCAAGATGGGCCATGTGAACCACATCCTGTAAGTGAAAAAGGCGCCCATCGCGGGCGCCTTTTTCTTATGTCGTCACCGCACGCCTGCCCGTGGGGTGGCGCTCGGACGCTTCGAGCGGCAGCGCTTAATGCCAGCCAAACCCCTCCGAAGCGGGAGCGTTGCGCGCGGGAGACGATGCGCCAGCCCGCCGGAACGGGCAGGCGCACGCCCTGCGGCTTCGCCGCGCACCGGGCGAGGTCTTCTATAGCCCGCCCGGCGCCTTTCTCTTATCTCGCGTTCACTTCGCGGACCATGTGAAGCGCGTGCCCCACGGATCGGCCACGCTGTCGCCATAGGCCTCGCGGAAGGCGGCGAGAGGTTCGGCGTCAGCCTTCAGCCCCACCTCGACCAGACCGGTCGCGGGCTGATGACGCGCCTTGGCCCCGCGGCTGTTCCAGACATTGGTGGCGAGGTGGTGGTGATAGCCGCCCCAGCCGTGGAAGTTCGCCCCCGGATAGCGCGCCATCACATCCGCGCCGAGCGTCTCGGCATAGAACGGCTCCGCCGGATCGAGCGCGCCCACCTGAAGGTGAACGTGGCCGATCACCGTGCCTTTCGGCGCACCGCGCCACGGGCCACGGGCCTCTGCCATCACGTCGCGCAGGTCGATCGGATCGGTCACCATCGCGATCATCCCGTCCTTGCGCGGCCAGTCTTCGCGGGCGCGGTCACGGTAGATCTCGATACCGTTGCCCTCGGGGTCGTGCAGGTAGACCGCCTCGCTCACGAGGTGATCGGACGCCCCGTCGAGCCGGATGCCAGCCTCTGCGGCGTAGGTCAGCCACGCGCCCAGATCGGGCCGCTCGGGCAGCAGGAAGGCGGTGTGAAACAGCCCCGCTTCCGACCGGCTCGATTTGCGCGCCGATGCGTCGGCCTTGAGGATCACGAGGACCTTGCCATCGACGCCGTAGCGGGCCTCATTTGCGTCGCCCGCGATCCGCTCCAGCCCGAGCACGCTCTCGTAGAACGCACCCACCGCCGGGAGGTCATGCACCACGAGGGTCACATGGCCGATTTCAACATTTGCGTCACTGGTCGCCATCGTCTCCTCCTGTCATTTCAGCTTGGTCGGGCGCAGCGCATAGGCACCGTCACCCAGAGCCGCGAGCGCGAATTGCACGATGGCCCACATCACCGGATATTCCCAGCCGCCGCCCTGGTTCGAGAAGCTGAAGCCGTTGCCCCAATGCGCCGTGAAGGCCGCGCCGAGCAGGATGAACCCCAGCCCGAAGGACACGATCCGCGCATAGATGCCGGTGATCAAGGCGATACCGCCGAGGATTTCCGCCGCCATCGTCACGATGCCGAGCCAGCCGGGCAGGCCCAGAGATTCAAAGAAGCCCATCGTGCCGGCCGGGGTAAAGACGAACAGCTTCGTCAGCCCGTGGACGAGGAACAGCGCGCCGATCAGAAGGCGCAAAACGAAGATGCCGTAAGGGGCGAGTTTGGTGTCGATCATGGTCTGTCTCCTGTAACCGCACTCTCTGTGCGGTGTGTTCGCGTTACAGCGAGGAAATTAGCCATTCCGTTCGCGAATAAAATGGATATTATCAGGAATGACTTTTACCGTTTTGTTCTGAATAGCGATGGATATCACCGAACAACTCCGCGCCTTCGTCGCCACCGCCCGCGCGGGCTCTTTCACCGCGGGGGCAGAGCAGCTGGGCATCTCCAACCGGCTCGCCTCGAAATACGTGGCCGAGCTGGAGGACCGCCTTGGCACGCGCCTTCTGCAACGCACGACGCGGCGGATCGGGCTGACGCCTGCGGGCGAGCGTCTGCTGGCCGAGGCGCCAAGCGTGCTCGACGGGCTCGACGATCTTCTGGGCGCGGTGTCGGAACAATCGCGCGGGTTCTCGGGCGTGTTGCGGATTTCCGCGCCGGTCACCTTCGGCGAGGTCTATCTGGCGGAGATGCTCGCGCGCTTCGCCGCCCCCCACCCCGATCTGGTGATCGACCTGACGCTCTCGGATGCGGCGACCGATCTGGCCGCCGAGGGGATCGACCTCGCCTTTCGGATCGGGCAGCTGCGCGACCAGGCGCTGCGCGCGCGCAAGCTGGGCGAGATCGGGATGCGCGTCGTGGCCTCTCCCGCCTATCTCGAACGCGCGGGCCGCCCGGCCCAGATCGCCGATCTGACCGACCACCGCTGCATCCATGACACCAATCACAGTGCGATCCCGCATTGGCGCTATCGCGAGGGCGGAGAGATCGCCGCCCTGCCCGTTCCGGCGCAGATCCGCGTCAATAGCGGGCGCGCCGCCTGCGAACTGGCGCTGGCGGGGCATGGCATCACCTACGGGCCGGAATTCGTGCTGGAGCCGGAGATCGCGGCGGGGCGGCTGGTCTCGCTTTTCCCGCCCGAGACGCTGCTGCGTATTCCGCTTCATGCGGTCTATCTCGACGGGCCGCGCCTGCCGCGCAAGCTGCGCGCGCTGATCGATTTCGCCTATGAGGATACGCGCTCGCTCCGGGCCTGAGCGCTCAGCCCTTGGCCACCGCCGTCACGCCGCGCTTCGTCGCCGTGTCTTCGCGCTGCGCCGCC contains:
- the alr gene encoding alanine racemase; this encodes MAQANLHIDLDAVVSNWRALDAQSGAATRTAAVVKADSYGLGAGRVAPALYQAGARDFFVALAEEGARLRPHLGEDARIFILGGHMAGDAGFLRDARLIPMLNSAEQAQRHLQAIPESPVGVQLDTGMNRLGMEAAEWQATAPQLMERGIELVMSHLACSDEPDHEMNAKQLAEFKRMTDGMGLSRSLAATGGILLGPDYHFDVTRPGIGLYGGRPFEEARHVATLSLPVIQTRLVQPGETVGYGNTWTAERETKIATLSAGYADGIHRVLSNITALYAGDTACPLRGRVSMDLLTVDVTDLDTVPDTLDLLGPHQGVDTLADLAGTIGYEILTSLGPRYARNYAEPTA
- a CDS encoding ABC transporter ATP-binding protein — its product is MITLDAITRSFGSKHVLRGVDLVVPTGQSTVIIGGSGTGKSVLLKCILGLIEPDGGKITLDGVDVHEGERDAFLARFGMLFQGGALFDSFSVWENVAFRLLRGALKRPKAEAREIAIEKLRRVGLSPDVADLYPAELSGGMQKRVGLARAIAAEPEIIFFDEPTTGLDPIMAGVINELIREIVTEMGATAMTITHDMTSVRAIADRVAMLHAGKIRWEGPIAEMDATSDPYVQQFIHGRAEGPIETLR
- a CDS encoding DoxX family protein gives rise to the protein MIDTKLAPYGIFVLRLLIGALFLVHGLTKLFVFTPAGTMGFFESLGLPGWLGIVTMAAEILGGIALITGIYARIVSFGLGFILLGAAFTAHWGNGFSFSNQGGGWEYPVMWAIVQFALAALGDGAYALRPTKLK
- a CDS encoding YdcH family protein yields the protein MNAHLEMDHEEVLRVKLEVLRREHRDLDEAILALTQAVHSDQLRLVRLKKQKLALKDEIARIEDQLTPDIIA
- a CDS encoding VOC family protein translates to MATSDANVEIGHVTLVVHDLPAVGAFYESVLGLERIAGDANEARYGVDGKVLVILKADASARKSSRSEAGLFHTAFLLPERPDLGAWLTYAAEAGIRLDGASDHLVSEAVYLHDPEGNGIEIYRDRAREDWPRKDGMIAMVTDPIDLRDVMAEARGPWRGAPKGTVIGHVHLQVGALDPAEPFYAETLGADVMARYPGANFHGWGGYHHHLATNVWNSRGAKARHQPATGLVEVGLKADAEPLAAFREAYGDSVADPWGTRFTWSAK
- a CDS encoding LysR family transcriptional regulator; this translates as MDITEQLRAFVATARAGSFTAGAEQLGISNRLASKYVAELEDRLGTRLLQRTTRRIGLTPAGERLLAEAPSVLDGLDDLLGAVSEQSRGFSGVLRISAPVTFGEVYLAEMLARFAAPHPDLVIDLTLSDAATDLAAEGIDLAFRIGQLRDQALRARKLGEIGMRVVASPAYLERAGRPAQIADLTDHRCIHDTNHSAIPHWRYREGGEIAALPVPAQIRVNSGRAACELALAGHGITYGPEFVLEPEIAAGRLVSLFPPETLLRIPLHAVYLDGPRLPRKLRALIDFAYEDTRSLRA
- the purE gene encoding 5-(carboxyamino)imidazole ribonucleotide mutase, with the protein product MSVKVGIIMGSQSDWSTMKEAAEILDELGVEYEAKIVSAHRTPDRLWSYGKTAVERGLHVIIAGAGGAAHLPGMMASKTRVPVIGVPVQTRALSGVDSLYSIVQMPKGFPVATMAIGAAGAANAGLMAAGILAVSDAELAKRLDDWREKLSASIKEEPEDE
- a CDS encoding ABC transporter permease; protein product: MNAAALSRPLAALGRATLALMAATGRLSLFVGETLSHLLRPPFYLREFWLACLNIGWLSLPVVGMTALFTGAALALQIYAGGARFSAEQVVPSITAIGMVRELGPVLGGLMVAARVASSIAAEIGTMKVTEQIDALTTLSTNPMKYLTVPRVLAATLCVPMLVGVGDVIGIMGGWMVGVNRLGFNSATYLKNTWDFLEFWDVGSGLVKGAAFGFIVATMGCYHGMNSGRGAQGVGRATKSAVVAASVAILAANYVLTEAFFSA
- a CDS encoding Hsp20 family protein, with amino-acid sequence MTKLSFGAHPYLLGFDQLERLVERTAKGSDAYPPYNIEQRGEDAFRITLAVAGFREEDLAITLEDRALVIRGRQSEEDSERLFLHRGIAARAFQRSFVLAEGVEVAAATIENGLLHVDLNRAPPETIVQTIPIERK
- a CDS encoding RNA methyltransferase — its product is MPNTPEIPDPAQPAFILVRPQMGENIGAAARAMLNFSLRKMRLVEPRDGWPNPKAVAMASGAAGQVLDFAGVYDSVAEAVADCDYVFATTARGRELPKPIYTPEAAMEEARKRIVAGQKVGVLFGPERTGLENDDILRANAIITVPVNPEFFSLNLAQAVLLSAYEYSRHTLDSVPVDPGLAGHDPASAVEVEKLGDHFEQRLEEAGFFHPPAKAPMMKRNLRNMWTRFAMTRSEVQTLHGALRQILRPRD
- a CDS encoding DUF1150 family protein; the protein is MNTEYDFGDNAEHPIVYVREVAVVDLPEEIRAELDDVDHLYAVHDSDGERLALVKDRKLAFSLARQNDLDPVSVH
- a CDS encoding 5-(carboxyamino)imidazole ribonucleotide synthase, coding for MSEPLPYGSVIGILGGGQLGRMLSVAASRLGYKTHIFEPGANPPAGDVAHAVTTAPYEDEAALRAFAEAVDVITYEFENVPTSALDLLESLKPIRPNRKALAVSQDRLVEKAFLNDLGLATAPFAAVDDIEDLQEAIAEIGCPAILKTRRFGYDGKGQVVINAPEEAAAALEDMKGAPAILEGFVEFFKEISVIGARAEDGAISCYDPGQNKHEGGILRTTLVPAAITDNQRTDAVLLAAKILNKLDYVGVMGVELFVTRDALIVNEIAPRVHNSGHWTQAGSAVDQFEQHIRAVTGWPLGDGSRHCDVEMENLIGDDMDRVPGLAKLARYQVHLYGKSEVKPGRKMGHVNHIL
- a CDS encoding paraquat-inducible protein A; translated protein: MLKFANLALLLLFPLAWAAPLLRAGLLPFFGLEEISVLSGLQTLWRTDVFLALLVSFLALFAPYLKVIGIALIQFDLASPKLTPALNILGKLAMADIFLIAIYIVVAKGVGVGRLETAWGLYLFTGCVAASFAISHLEMKKAPRG